One Saccharopolyspora erythraea NRRL 2338 genomic region harbors:
- the ruvA gene encoding Holliday junction branch migration protein RuvA: MIASVRGPVLSVGLDHAVIEVGGVGMAVHATPATLAGLRRGEEARLWTSLIVREDSLTLYGFADAEARDLFGLLQTASGVGPRLALATLAVLAPDQLCHALSDGNITTLTQVPGVGKKSAERLILELRDKVGTVAGTAGAGAQAPDRGRVRSEVSEALVGLGFSAKQAEQSVEAVLAADGPVSDTSAVLRKALAALGPKK; encoded by the coding sequence ATGATCGCCTCGGTGCGGGGCCCGGTGCTGTCGGTCGGGCTCGACCACGCCGTGATCGAGGTCGGCGGTGTCGGCATGGCCGTGCACGCCACGCCGGCCACCCTGGCCGGTCTGCGGCGCGGGGAGGAGGCGCGGCTTTGGACCTCGCTGATCGTGCGCGAGGACTCCCTGACGCTGTACGGCTTCGCCGACGCCGAGGCCCGCGACCTGTTCGGACTGCTGCAGACCGCCTCCGGGGTCGGCCCGCGGCTGGCGCTGGCGACGCTGGCGGTGCTCGCCCCCGACCAGCTCTGCCACGCGCTCTCCGACGGCAACATCACCACGCTCACCCAGGTCCCCGGCGTGGGCAAGAAGAGCGCCGAGCGGCTGATCCTGGAGCTGCGCGACAAGGTCGGTACGGTGGCCGGGACCGCGGGCGCCGGGGCGCAGGCACCCGACCGGGGCCGGGTGCGCTCGGAGGTGTCCGAGGCGCTGGTCGGCCTGGGCTTCTCGGCGAAGCAGGCCGAGCAGAGCGTCGAGGCGGTGCTCGCCGCCGACGGCCCGGTCTCCGACACCTCGGCGGTGCTGCGCAAGGCGCTGGCGGCGCTCGGCCCGAAGAAGTGA
- the ruvB gene encoding Holliday junction branch migration DNA helicase RuvB, which translates to MHEDAQVDPGPAGDEVSLAPQQETAEQDVETTLRPRRLSEFVGQARVREQLELVLHGALNRGDQPDHVLFSGPPGLGKTSLAMIIAAELGASIRVTSGPALERPGDLAAMLSNLAEGDVLFIDEIHRIARPAEEMLYLAMEDYRVDIVVGKGPGATSIPLEIAPFTLVGATTRSGALTGPLRDRFGFTAHMEFYEPAELELVVRRSAGILGVDLRDEGAVEIARRSRGTPRIANRLLRRVRDFAEVRADGAVTLDVARAALEVYDVDEHGLDRLDRAVLGALVRSFNGGPVGVSTLAVAVGEEPTTVEEVCEPYLVRAGMLARTPRGRVATVAAWQHLGLVPPQHAPGEATRSLFADEV; encoded by the coding sequence ATGCACGAGGATGCCCAGGTGGACCCGGGACCGGCCGGCGACGAGGTTTCGCTGGCCCCGCAGCAGGAGACCGCCGAGCAGGACGTCGAGACCACGCTGCGGCCGCGCAGGCTCAGCGAGTTCGTCGGCCAGGCCAGGGTCCGCGAGCAGCTCGAACTGGTCCTGCACGGCGCGCTGAACCGCGGCGACCAGCCCGACCACGTGCTGTTCTCCGGCCCGCCCGGGCTCGGCAAGACCAGCCTGGCGATGATCATCGCCGCCGAGCTCGGCGCGTCGATCCGGGTCACCTCCGGCCCGGCGCTGGAGCGCCCGGGCGACCTGGCGGCGATGCTGTCCAACCTCGCCGAGGGCGACGTGCTGTTCATCGACGAGATCCACCGCATCGCGCGGCCCGCCGAGGAGATGCTCTACCTGGCGATGGAGGACTACCGCGTCGACATCGTCGTCGGCAAGGGGCCGGGGGCGACCAGCATCCCGCTGGAGATCGCACCGTTCACCCTGGTCGGCGCCACGACGCGGTCGGGCGCGCTGACCGGGCCGCTGCGCGACCGCTTCGGCTTCACCGCGCACATGGAGTTCTACGAACCGGCCGAGCTGGAGCTGGTGGTGCGCAGGTCGGCGGGCATCCTCGGGGTGGACCTGCGCGACGAAGGGGCGGTCGAGATCGCCCGCCGCTCGCGGGGCACGCCCCGCATCGCCAACCGGCTGCTGCGGCGGGTGCGCGACTTCGCCGAGGTCCGCGCCGACGGCGCGGTCACCCTCGATGTCGCCCGCGCCGCGCTGGAGGTCTACGACGTCGACGAGCACGGTCTCGACCGGCTCGACCGCGCCGTGCTCGGCGCGCTGGTGCGCTCGTTCAACGGTGGACCGGTCGGCGTCTCGACGCTGGCGGTCGCCGTCGGCGAGGAGCCGACCACCGTCGAGGAGGTCTGCGAGCCGTACCTGGTGCGGGCGGGAATGCTGGCCCGAACGCCGAGGGGACGGGTGGCGACGGTCGCGGCCTGGCAACATCTCGGCCTCGTTCCGCCCCAGCACGCGCCCGGCGAGGCGACGCGGAGCCTGTTCGCCGACGAGGTGTGA
- the yajC gene encoding preprotein translocase subunit YajC, protein MDLSSLIFPLLIALLAVPLFLQARKQKRAMQDQQKLQNSLAAGDRVMTTSGLFGTVVSTSDDTIELEIASGITTTWVRAAVREKVETGSEAATETAASTDEESAESADKDTAEQATESKAQVAEPVEQQQKTN, encoded by the coding sequence ATGGACCTCTCATCCCTGATCTTCCCGCTGTTGATCGCCCTGCTCGCGGTGCCGCTGTTCCTGCAGGCGCGCAAGCAGAAGCGAGCCATGCAGGATCAGCAGAAACTGCAGAACTCGCTCGCCGCAGGGGACCGGGTCATGACCACGTCGGGTCTGTTCGGCACCGTGGTCAGCACCAGCGACGACACCATCGAGCTGGAGATCGCCTCCGGCATCACCACGACCTGGGTCCGCGCCGCCGTGCGCGAGAAGGTGGAGACCGGGTCCGAGGCGGCCACCGAGACCGCGGCCTCGACCGACGAGGAGTCCGCGGAGTCCGCTGACAAGGACACCGCGGAGCAGGCCACCGAGTCCAAGGCGCAGGTCGCCGAGCCGGTCGAGCAGCAGCAGAAGACGAACTGA
- the secD gene encoding protein translocase subunit SecD, with translation MAPPAGQIRPGRYLAIFTLIVAALYALVFLTGDHKPLPKLGIDLQGGTRVTLTARTPDGRPPTNESLDQARQIIETRVNGMGISGSEVTRDGSNLVITVPGAGGEEAKQLGQTAELNFRKVVPGMMVPATPPAPPNQAPPQGPAGNSPQGALNQQPAPADPIEEAKKTRQSTDPNVQMAALQALDCNAEDPLRGNDDPKLPLVACDREGKQKYVLEPVFLEGKEIDSAQASPPNPTNGNPGWSVDLKFKSAGAKVWADFTSANVQQNAAFVLDTEVVSAPTIQAPLLGGNANITGQFNQQSATDLANILKYGSLPLAFDQSEAETVSATLGVASLEAGLLAGGLGLLLVAVYCLAYYRLLGLLTILSLVLSGAIVYAVLVLLGRWVGFTLDLAGVAGLIIAIGITADSFIVFFERLKDEIREGRTFRSAVPRAWERAKRTILSADAVSFLAAAVLYVLAVGQVKGFAFTLGMSTVLDLVVVFLVTHPLVALASKNKFLSKPAFSGLGAVQRMGAQHRADRKRAAQTTAKEA, from the coding sequence GTGGCACCTCCGGCCGGGCAGATCCGCCCAGGGCGTTACCTCGCGATCTTCACACTGATCGTCGCCGCTCTGTACGCGCTGGTGTTCCTCACCGGCGACCACAAGCCCCTCCCGAAACTGGGCATCGACCTGCAGGGCGGCACCCGCGTCACGCTCACGGCGCGCACGCCCGACGGCCGCCCGCCGACCAACGAGTCGCTCGACCAGGCGCGCCAGATCATCGAGACCCGCGTCAACGGCATGGGCATCAGCGGTTCCGAGGTGACCCGCGACGGCTCCAACCTCGTCATCACGGTCCCGGGCGCCGGCGGTGAGGAGGCCAAGCAGCTCGGGCAGACCGCGGAGCTGAACTTCCGCAAGGTCGTGCCCGGCATGATGGTCCCGGCGACCCCGCCCGCACCCCCGAACCAGGCACCGCCGCAAGGGCCGGCGGGCAACTCCCCGCAGGGCGCGCTGAACCAGCAGCCCGCGCCCGCGGACCCGATCGAAGAGGCCAAGAAGACCCGCCAGAGCACCGACCCGAACGTGCAGATGGCGGCGCTGCAGGCGCTGGACTGCAACGCCGAGGACCCGCTGCGCGGCAACGACGACCCGAAGCTGCCGCTGGTCGCCTGCGACCGCGAGGGCAAGCAGAAGTACGTCCTGGAGCCGGTGTTCCTGGAGGGCAAGGAGATCGACAGCGCCCAGGCGTCGCCGCCGAACCCGACCAACGGCAACCCCGGCTGGTCGGTCGACCTCAAGTTCAAGAGCGCAGGCGCCAAGGTGTGGGCGGACTTCACCTCCGCCAACGTCCAGCAGAACGCCGCGTTCGTCCTCGACACCGAGGTCGTGTCGGCCCCGACGATCCAGGCGCCGCTGCTGGGCGGCAACGCCAACATCACCGGCCAGTTCAACCAGCAGAGCGCGACCGACCTGGCCAACATCCTCAAGTACGGGTCGCTTCCGCTGGCCTTCGACCAGTCCGAGGCCGAGACGGTCTCGGCGACCCTCGGTGTGGCTTCGCTGGAGGCGGGCCTGCTCGCAGGCGGCCTCGGCCTGCTGCTGGTCGCGGTCTACTGCCTGGCCTACTACCGGCTGCTGGGCCTGCTGACGATCCTGTCGCTGGTGCTCTCCGGCGCGATCGTCTACGCGGTGCTGGTTCTGCTGGGCCGCTGGGTCGGCTTCACCCTCGACCTGGCGGGCGTGGCCGGTCTGATCATCGCCATCGGCATCACCGCCGACTCGTTCATCGTGTTCTTCGAACGGCTCAAGGACGAGATCCGGGAGGGCCGCACCTTCCGCTCGGCGGTCCCGAGGGCCTGGGAGCGGGCCAAGCGGACCATCCTCTCCGCCGACGCCGTCAGCTTCCTGGCCGCCGCCGTGCTCTACGTGCTGGCCGTGGGCCAGGTGAAGGGCTTCGCCTTCACCCTGGGCATGTCGACCGTGCTCGACCTGGTCGTGGTGTTCCTGGTGACCCACCCGCTGGTGGCGCTGGCGTCGAAGAACAAGTTCCTGTCCAAGCCGGCGTTCTCCGGTCTCGGTGCGGTGCAGCGCATGGGCGCCCAGCACCGCGCCGACCGCAAGCGCGCAGCGCAGACCACCGCCAAGGAGGCGTGA
- the secF gene encoding protein translocase subunit SecF, with product MTVTTPGHDTASAERGGVLHRLYTGTGAFDIVGKRMRWYVSLGLLVLVCVAAMALKGFNLGIDFEGGTKIQMPAAGANGPISTEQVETSFREAVGRPAETVQLVGTGGNQSIQIRTESLSVDEVGEVKRTLFNDLQPVDGQGRPSQQAISDSAVSGTWGGEITKQAVIALAVFIVLVTIFLTFYFERWMAVAALIALVHDVVVTAGIYAIIGFEVTPATVIGLLTILGFSLYDTVVVFDKVKENTRGLLGLTRRTYGEAANLAVNQTLMRSINTSIIALLPVLGLLVVGAGVLGVGVLRDLALVQMVGMIAGVVSSILLATPVLVDFKMRDPKYRAQAAKVRQRRERAAGKAAGDDAAESEDSAQQDELRRERAMAAAASAPARTGKGPESRRKPAGKAGRSRKRRS from the coding sequence GTGACCGTGACGACTCCGGGCCACGACACCGCCAGCGCCGAGCGCGGCGGCGTCCTGCACCGCCTCTACACCGGTACCGGTGCCTTCGACATCGTCGGCAAGCGCATGCGCTGGTACGTCTCGCTCGGCCTGCTGGTGCTGGTGTGCGTCGCCGCGATGGCGCTGAAGGGCTTCAACCTCGGCATCGACTTCGAGGGCGGCACCAAGATCCAGATGCCCGCGGCGGGCGCGAACGGGCCGATCAGCACCGAGCAGGTCGAGACCTCGTTCCGGGAGGCCGTCGGCCGCCCCGCCGAGACGGTGCAGCTGGTCGGCACCGGCGGCAACCAGAGCATCCAGATCCGCACCGAGTCGCTGAGCGTCGACGAGGTCGGCGAGGTCAAGCGGACCCTGTTCAACGACCTGCAGCCGGTCGACGGCCAGGGCAGGCCCAGCCAGCAGGCGATCAGCGACAGCGCGGTCAGCGGCACCTGGGGTGGTGAGATCACCAAGCAGGCGGTGATCGCCCTGGCGGTGTTCATCGTGCTGGTGACGATCTTCCTGACCTTCTACTTCGAGCGGTGGATGGCGGTCGCGGCGCTGATCGCGCTGGTGCACGACGTGGTCGTGACCGCGGGCATCTACGCGATCATCGGCTTCGAGGTCACCCCCGCGACGGTGATCGGCCTGCTGACCATCCTCGGGTTCTCCCTCTACGACACCGTCGTGGTCTTCGACAAGGTCAAGGAGAACACCCGCGGCCTGCTCGGGCTGACCCGCCGCACCTACGGCGAGGCGGCGAACCTGGCGGTCAACCAGACCCTGATGCGCTCGATCAACACCTCGATCATCGCGCTGCTGCCGGTCCTCGGCCTGCTCGTGGTCGGTGCCGGCGTCCTCGGCGTCGGTGTGCTGCGCGACCTCGCGCTCGTGCAGATGGTCGGCATGATCGCCGGTGTGGTGTCGTCGATCCTGCTGGCCACGCCGGTCCTGGTCGACTTCAAGATGCGCGACCCGAAGTACCGGGCGCAGGCGGCGAAGGTGCGCCAGCGCCGGGAGCGCGCGGCGGGCAAGGCCGCCGGTGACGACGCCGCCGAGTCCGAGGACTCGGCGCAGCAGGACGAGCTGCGCCGCGAGCGGGCGATGGCCGCCGCGGCCAGCGCCCCGGCCCGCACCGGCAAGGGGCCGGAGTCGCGCCGCAAGCCCGCGGGCAAGGCCGGCCGGTCGCGGAAGCGGCGCTCATGA
- a CDS encoding adenine phosphoribosyltransferase, with translation MSSPVRVLDELDAELRAASGLVREVPDFPEPGVLFRDISPMLADGRALAAVVAALGRGHDFDVVAGVEARGFLLGAAVAQAHGTGVVGLRKPGKLPEVAHRVDYRLEYGSASLELPAGTLRAGQRVLVVDDVLATGGTLNAACELVRSAGSEVAAATVVLELTALGGRNKVPDVALHALLTA, from the coding sequence ATGAGCAGTCCGGTGAGGGTGCTCGACGAGCTCGACGCCGAGCTGCGGGCGGCGTCCGGCCTGGTCCGGGAGGTCCCGGACTTCCCGGAGCCGGGCGTGCTGTTCCGCGACATCAGCCCGATGCTGGCCGACGGCCGCGCCCTGGCGGCCGTCGTGGCGGCGCTCGGCCGCGGCCACGACTTCGACGTCGTCGCCGGGGTGGAGGCGCGCGGCTTCCTGCTCGGCGCCGCGGTCGCGCAGGCTCACGGCACCGGCGTGGTCGGTCTGCGCAAGCCGGGCAAGCTCCCCGAGGTCGCACACCGCGTGGACTACCGGCTGGAGTACGGGTCGGCGTCGCTGGAGCTGCCCGCCGGCACGCTGCGCGCCGGTCAGCGGGTGCTCGTCGTCGACGACGTGCTGGCCACCGGCGGTACCCTGAACGCGGCGTGCGAGCTGGTGCGCTCGGCGGGCTCGGAGGTCGCGGCCGCGACCGTGGTGCTCGAGCTGACCGCGCTCGGCGGCCGGAACAAGGTCCCCGATGTGGCGTTGCACGCCCTGTTGACCGCCTGA
- a CDS encoding RelA/SpoT family protein: MSHDVESPAPATDPVVQPRTASATRRVRARLARRITAQRATQVKQVLEPLAAVHRELHPQADLALLQRAYDVAEDKHRDQRRKSGDPYITHPLAVSTILAELGMDTTTLVAALLHDTVEDTDYSLERLSGDFGEEVSHLVDGVTKLDKVKLGAAAEAETIRKMIIAMARDPRVLVIKLADRLHNMRTMRFLPPEKQARKARETLEVLAPLAHRLGMATVKWELEDLAFAILQPKKYDEIVRLVANRAPSRDTYLRTVIDELSGQLDTARLAARVEGRPKHYYSIHQKMIVRGRDFDDIHDLVGVRILVDEVRDCYAAMGVVHALWQPMPGRFKDYIAQPRFGVYQSLHTTVIGPEGKPLEVQIRTHEMHRTAEYGIAAHWRYKETKGRNGGSGHTAVEVDEMAWMRQLLDWQREAADPGEFLESLRYDLATREIFVFTPKGDVITLPSGSTPVDFAYTVHTEVGHRCIGARVNGRLVALERKLENGEVVEIFTSKAEGAGPSRDWLSFVASPRAKAKIKQWFAKERREEAIESGKEAIAKELRRLGLPIQRLVSAESIGAVARELHYVDVTALYAAVGEKQISAGHLVSRLVASVGGVDQAADEIAERSTPSTIQGRRTTGDSGVVVKDAGDVWAKLARCCTPVPGDDILGFVTRGGGVSVHRTDCTNADELRKSPERLVEVYWAPSASSVFLVAIQVEALDRHRLLSDVTKVLADERVNILSASVTTSKDRVAVSRFSFEMGDPKHLGHVLKAVRNIEGVYDVYRVTSAS; this comes from the coding sequence GTGAGCCACGACGTCGAGTCTCCTGCTCCGGCGACCGATCCGGTCGTCCAGCCGCGCACCGCGTCGGCGACGCGGCGCGTGCGCGCCCGGCTGGCCAGGCGGATCACGGCGCAGCGCGCCACCCAGGTCAAGCAGGTCCTCGAGCCGTTGGCCGCGGTGCACCGGGAGCTGCACCCGCAGGCCGACCTGGCGCTGCTGCAGCGGGCCTACGACGTCGCCGAGGACAAGCACCGCGACCAGCGCCGCAAGTCGGGTGACCCCTACATCACCCACCCGCTGGCGGTGTCGACGATCCTGGCCGAGCTCGGGATGGACACCACCACGCTGGTGGCGGCGCTGCTGCACGACACCGTCGAGGACACCGACTACTCGCTGGAGCGGCTCAGCGGCGACTTCGGCGAGGAGGTCTCGCACCTGGTCGACGGCGTGACCAAGCTGGACAAGGTCAAGCTCGGTGCCGCGGCCGAGGCCGAGACCATCCGCAAGATGATCATCGCGATGGCCCGCGACCCGCGGGTGCTGGTGATCAAGCTCGCCGACCGGCTGCACAACATGCGCACGATGCGCTTCCTGCCGCCGGAGAAGCAGGCCCGCAAGGCGCGCGAGACGCTGGAGGTGCTGGCCCCGCTGGCGCACCGGCTGGGGATGGCCACGGTCAAGTGGGAGCTGGAGGACCTGGCCTTCGCGATCCTGCAGCCCAAGAAGTACGACGAGATCGTCCGGCTGGTGGCCAACCGCGCGCCCTCGCGCGACACCTACCTGCGGACCGTCATCGACGAGCTCTCCGGCCAGCTCGACACCGCGCGGCTGGCCGCCAGGGTCGAGGGCAGGCCCAAGCACTACTACTCGATCCACCAGAAGATGATCGTGCGGGGCCGCGACTTCGACGACATCCACGACCTGGTGGGCGTGCGGATCCTGGTCGACGAGGTCCGCGACTGCTACGCGGCGATGGGTGTCGTGCACGCGCTCTGGCAGCCGATGCCGGGCCGGTTCAAGGACTACATCGCCCAGCCCCGCTTCGGGGTGTACCAGTCGCTGCACACAACGGTGATCGGCCCGGAGGGCAAGCCGCTGGAGGTGCAGATCCGCACCCACGAGATGCACCGCACCGCCGAGTACGGCATCGCCGCGCACTGGCGGTACAAGGAGACCAAGGGCCGCAACGGCGGTTCCGGGCACACCGCGGTCGAGGTCGACGAGATGGCCTGGATGCGCCAGCTGCTGGACTGGCAGCGGGAGGCCGCCGACCCGGGCGAGTTCCTGGAGTCGCTGCGCTACGACCTGGCGACCAGGGAGATCTTCGTCTTCACGCCCAAGGGCGACGTGATCACGCTGCCGTCGGGCTCGACGCCGGTGGACTTCGCCTACACCGTGCACACCGAGGTCGGGCACCGCTGCATCGGTGCGCGGGTCAACGGCCGCCTGGTGGCGCTGGAGCGCAAGCTGGAGAACGGCGAGGTCGTCGAGATCTTCACGTCCAAGGCCGAGGGCGCGGGCCCGAGCCGGGACTGGCTGTCGTTCGTGGCCTCGCCGCGGGCCAAGGCCAAGATCAAGCAGTGGTTCGCCAAGGAGCGCCGCGAGGAGGCGATCGAGTCCGGCAAGGAGGCCATCGCCAAGGAGCTGCGCAGGCTCGGCCTGCCGATCCAGCGGCTGGTGTCGGCCGAGAGCATCGGCGCGGTCGCGCGGGAGCTGCACTACGTCGACGTCACCGCGCTCTACGCGGCGGTGGGGGAGAAGCAGATCTCGGCGGGCCACCTGGTGAGCAGGCTGGTGGCCTCGGTCGGCGGGGTCGACCAGGCCGCCGACGAGATCGCCGAGCGCTCCACGCCCTCGACCATCCAGGGCCGCCGCACCACCGGCGACTCCGGTGTGGTGGTCAAGGACGCCGGTGACGTGTGGGCGAAGCTGGCGCGCTGCTGCACCCCGGTGCCCGGCGACGACATCCTCGGCTTCGTCACCAGGGGCGGCGGGGTGAGCGTCCACCGCACCGACTGCACCAACGCCGACGAGCTGCGCAAGTCCCCGGAGCGGCTGGTCGAGGTCTACTGGGCGCCGTCGGCGTCGTCGGTGTTCCTGGTGGCGATCCAGGTCGAGGCGCTGGACAGGCACCGGCTGCTCTCCGACGTCACCAAGGTGCTGGCCGACGAGCGGGTGAACATCCTGTCGGCGTCGGTGACGACCTCCAAGGACCGGGTCGCGGTGAGCCGCTTCTCCTTCGAGATGGGCGATCCCAAGCACCTCGGCCACGTGCTCAAGGCGGTCCGCAACATCGAGGGCGTCTACGACGTCTACCGCGTGACCTCGGCATCCTGA
- a CDS encoding VOC family protein: MTSRLNPYISFPGNARQALEFYHQVFGGNLNMNSYGDFGMEDAGVADKIMHGQLETRSGFTLMAADAPPGSEHRAGNNMSVSLSGDDAQELRGYWDQLSSSGTVSVPLERQMWGDEFGSCEDQFGVTWMVNIS; this comes from the coding sequence GTGACCTCTCGACTGAACCCCTACATCAGCTTCCCCGGTAACGCCCGGCAGGCCCTGGAGTTCTACCACCAGGTGTTCGGCGGGAACCTCAACATGAACTCCTACGGCGACTTCGGCATGGAGGACGCCGGGGTGGCCGACAAGATCATGCACGGCCAGCTCGAGACCCGCAGCGGCTTCACGCTCATGGCCGCCGACGCCCCGCCCGGGTCCGAGCACCGCGCCGGCAACAACATGTCGGTCAGCCTCAGCGGCGACGACGCGCAGGAGCTGCGCGGCTACTGGGACCAGCTCTCCTCCAGCGGCACGGTGTCGGTGCCGCTGGAGAGGCAGATGTGGGGCGACGAGTTCGGGTCGTGCGAGGACCAGTTCGGCGTGACCTGGATGGTCAACATCAGCTGA
- a CDS encoding peptidylprolyl isomerase, protein MPSNEQRRQAAKRKLERQLERRAEQAKRRRTITIGTTIAVVVVVVAGVFYFTRTGGEQTPAAQPQAGTSGPCAYAATPGEPAAKPVSAPPDPAPTPAQGTENVTLRTSQGTVPVTLDRAKAPCTAQSFDHLVRAGYFDGTDCHRLTTGEGLKVLQCGDPSGTGGGGPGYSIKDEPPVGLAPAPAPYDQGGAVVYPRGTLAMAKSSQPNSGGSQFFMVYQDSYLPPDYTVFGSIGEEGLKVLDKVGGAGVQPVNGEGDGKPNLPVRIEQATVGA, encoded by the coding sequence TTGCCCAGCAACGAGCAACGTCGGCAGGCGGCCAAGAGGAAGCTGGAGCGGCAGCTGGAGCGCCGCGCCGAGCAGGCCAAACGACGCCGGACGATCACCATCGGCACCACGATCGCGGTGGTCGTCGTCGTGGTCGCCGGCGTCTTCTACTTCACCAGGACCGGCGGTGAGCAGACCCCGGCGGCGCAGCCCCAGGCAGGCACGTCAGGGCCGTGCGCGTACGCCGCGACGCCCGGCGAACCGGCCGCCAAGCCCGTGTCCGCACCGCCCGACCCGGCCCCGACCCCGGCCCAGGGCACCGAGAACGTCACGCTGCGCACCAGCCAGGGCACCGTGCCGGTCACGCTGGACCGCGCCAAGGCGCCCTGCACCGCGCAGAGCTTCGACCACCTGGTCCGGGCCGGCTACTTCGACGGCACCGACTGCCACCGGCTCACCACCGGCGAGGGCCTGAAGGTCCTGCAGTGCGGCGACCCGTCGGGCACCGGCGGAGGCGGCCCGGGCTACTCGATCAAGGACGAGCCGCCGGTGGGCCTGGCGCCCGCGCCGGCTCCCTACGACCAGGGCGGCGCGGTGGTCTACCCCCGCGGCACGCTGGCGATGGCCAAGTCGTCGCAGCCCAACAGCGGCGGCAGCCAGTTCTTCATGGTCTACCAGGACTCCTACCTCCCGCCGGACTACACGGTGTTCGGCAGCATCGGCGAGGAGGGCCTCAAGGTCCTCGACAAGGTCGGCGGCGCGGGCGTGCAGCCGGTCAACGGCGAGGGCGACGGCAAGCCGAACCTGCCGGTGAGGATCGAGCAGGCGACGGTGGGCGCGTAG
- a CDS encoding MBL fold metallo-hydrolase translates to MLVLGFPAGPLQANCYVLARGDGQPCVIVDPGQEAGPALAEQLLEHALTPAAVLLTHGHFDHVFSAGEICREHGVPAWIHPDDRYMLADPGAALGPAGRQLFGGGLSMPAPTDVRDLADGDRLEQAGIAFEVVHTPGHTGGSVLFRTGTDEGGRLVLSGDTLFAGAIGRTDLPGGDHARMLHSLSTKVLALDDDTAVLPGHGPTTTIGRERVSNPFLQDLPEAAEQPPGR, encoded by the coding sequence GTGCTTGTCCTCGGGTTTCCGGCCGGGCCGTTGCAGGCGAACTGCTACGTGCTCGCGCGGGGTGACGGGCAGCCCTGCGTCATCGTCGACCCGGGCCAGGAGGCCGGGCCCGCGCTGGCCGAGCAACTGCTCGAGCACGCGCTCACCCCGGCCGCGGTGCTGCTGACCCACGGGCACTTCGACCACGTCTTCTCCGCGGGCGAGATCTGCCGCGAGCACGGCGTCCCGGCCTGGATCCACCCCGACGACCGCTACATGCTCGCCGACCCGGGCGCGGCGCTCGGACCCGCCGGGCGCCAGCTCTTCGGCGGCGGGCTGAGCATGCCCGCGCCCACCGACGTCCGCGACCTCGCCGACGGCGACCGGCTGGAGCAGGCGGGCATCGCCTTCGAGGTCGTCCACACCCCGGGCCATACCGGCGGGTCGGTGCTGTTCCGCACCGGCACCGACGAGGGCGGTCGCCTGGTGCTCTCCGGCGACACCCTGTTCGCCGGCGCCATCGGACGCACCGACCTGCCCGGCGGGGACCATGCGCGGATGCTGCACAGCCTGAGCACCAAGGTGCTGGCGCTGGACGACGACACCGCCGTGCTGCCGGGCCACGGGCCCACCACGACCATCGGACGCGAGCGCGTGAGCAACCCGTTCCTCCAGGACCTGCCCGAGGCGGCCGAGCAGCCGCCGGGCCGCTGA